Proteins co-encoded in one Equus caballus isolate H_3958 breed thoroughbred chromosome 31, TB-T2T, whole genome shotgun sequence genomic window:
- the LTV1 gene encoding protein LTV1 homolog: protein MPHRKKKPFIEKKKAVSFHLVHRSQRDPLAADETAPQRVLLPAQKINDEERRAEQRKYGVFFDDDYDYLQHLKEPSGPSELVPTGTSSAPDGRDEEEETRVLSTTGIKLPSSVFASEFEEDVGLLNKAAPVSGPRLDFDPDIVAALDDDFDFDNPDNLLEDDFILQANKPTEEEEGMDTQKSEDEDGSEWADMDDEKEGGSDEDCCDSAGSLSDEAVFAPGKPPGAGEDRLFWEEETKSRFTEYSMTSSVMRRNEQLTLHDERFEKFYEQYDDDEIGALDNAELEGSVQVDSSRLEEVLNDYYKEKAENCVKLNTLELFEDQDLPRNELDGAEEEEIVTVVLEEAKEKWDCESICSTYSNLYNHPQLIKYQPKPKQVQLSSKTGIPLNVLPKKGLTAKQVERMQLINDSDLPKVSTQPRSKNESKEDKRARKQAIKEERKERRVEKKANRLAFKLERRRQEKELLNLKRNVEGLKL, encoded by the exons ATG CCTCACAGGAAGAAAAAGCCCtttatagaaaagaagaaagctgtgTCTTTCCACCTGGTGCACCGCAGCCAACGCGATCCTTTAGCAGCAGATGAGACGGCACCCCAGAGGGTTCTGTTACCTGCACAGAAA ATAAACGATGAAGAAAGGCGAGCGGAACAGAGGAAGTATGGCGTGTTCTTTGATGATGACTACGACTACCTGCAGCACCTGAAGGAGCCATCTGGGCCCTCCGAGCTGGTTCCCACAGGTACCTCCAGTGCACCCGACGGgagagatgaagaagaagaaactcGAGTACTTTCA ACCACTGGAATTAAGTTGCCTTCGTCAGTGTTTGCATCAGAGTTTGAGGAAGATGTTGGATTGTTAAATAAAGCAGCTCCTGTTTCag gacCTCGGCTGGATTTTGATCCTGACATTGTTGCGGCTCTTGATGATGATTTTGACTTTGACAATCCGGATAATCTGCTTGAAGATGATTTTATTCTTCAGGCCAATAAGccaacagaagaggaggaggggatggatACACA GAAATCTGAGGATGAAGATGGCAGTGAGTGGGCAGATATGGATGATGAGAAGGAAGGAGGTAGTGATGAGGACTGCTGTGACTCTGCAGGCTCATTATCAGATGAGGCTGTGTTTGCCCCTGGAAAACCTCCTGGGGCTGGAGAGGACCGCTTGTTCTGGGAAGAGGAAACAAAGAGTCGCTTTACTGAGTATTCTATGACGTCCTCAGTCATGAGGAGAAATGAGCAGCTGACCCTGCATGATGAGAGATTTGAGAAG TTTTATGAGCAATATGACGATGATGAAATTGGAGCTCTGGATAATGCTGAATTGGAAGGTTCCGTTCAAGTGGACAGCAGTCGCTTAGAGGAAGTTTTGAATGACTACTAtaaggagaaggcagagaa TTGTGTAAAGTTGAATACTCTTGAACTCTTCGAGGATCAGGACCTGCCAAGGAATGAACTTGATggggctgaggaggaagagattgTTACTGTAGTTCTTGAAGAAGCCAAAGAGAAGTGGGACTGTGAATCCATTTGTA gtACGTACTCAAATTTATATAACCATCCGCAACTTATCAAGTATCAACCAAAG cCCAAACAAGTCCAACTGTCTTCTAAAACAGGAATCCCTCTCAATGTCTTACCTAAGAAAGGACTCACAGCAAAGCAAGTTGAACGAATGCAGCTGATTAATGACAGCGATCTGCCTAAGGTGTCAACCCAACCACGttctaaaaatgaaagcaaagaagaTAAAAGAGCAAGAAAGCAAGCTATAAAAGAAGAGCGCAAG GAACGGAGGGTGGAGAAGAAAGCTAACAGATTAGCCTTCAAgctggagagaagaaggcaggagaAGGAGCTGCTGAACTTGAAGAGGAATGTTGAGGGTCTGAAGCTATGA